The following proteins come from a genomic window of Emys orbicularis isolate rEmyOrb1 chromosome 9, rEmyOrb1.hap1, whole genome shotgun sequence:
- the PDCD1 gene encoding programmed cell death protein 1 has protein sequence MAGRSCRAVSEEEEGKNGGGWQGGFPSQAEMGEEADPQRAPGPSKATPGTMLVIVVGICAVLLTCRPVLLLSQLVTFSPEKLSRSVGDTASFFCNISKANFPQFDYSLNWYKKINATCTQKIAEFNGNEHKIQKKKFTLINHTSTVEIKILDLTKNDSGEYFCGLIAFSSPSKVVESNLSQLTVTNEQTDGWTTTVPNVTVDDLVGDFKVPVIIGLIIAGAVLLGLITYILFITTRRTGGQQKPQRENALLQKEQVTTYTVDYGVLEFQQDEHTEALVESYPPDNTEYAVIVFPEEKPVTPERGKKTKHQRTCQI, from the exons ATGGCCGGGCGCAGCTGTCGAGCTGtgtcggaggaggaggaggggaaaaacgGGGGCGGGTGGCAGGGAGGGTTTCCCTCTCAAGCCGAGATGG GGGAGGAAGCCGACCCCCAGAGAGCTCCCGGCCCCTCGAAGGCGACGCCAGGGACGATGCTCGTTATCGTGGTCGGCATCTGTGCGGTGCTGCTGACCTGCAGGCCGGTGCTGTtgctctcccagcttg TGACGTTTTCCCCGGAGAAGCTATCCAGGTCTGTGGGCGACACAGCCAGCTTCTTCTGCAATATCTCCAAGGCGAACTTCCCTCAGTTTGATTATAGTTTAAACTGGTACAAAAAGATCAATGCCACTTGCACCCAAAAAATTGCCGAGTTTAATGGGAATGAACATAAAATCCAGAAGAAGAAATTCACCCTCATCAACCATACCTCTACTGTTGAGATAAAGATACTGGACCTAACCAAGAATGACAGTGGCGAGTACTTCTGCGGGCTGATCGCTTTCTCCTCGCCCAGTAAAGTGGTGGAAAGCAACCTGTCCCAGCTCACAGTTACAAACGAACAAACAG ACGGATGGACCACCACCGTTCCCAACGTGACTGTTGACGACCTGGTGGGCGACTTTAAAGTGCCAGTCATCATTGGCCTGATCATCGCCGGGGCCGTGCTGCTGGGGCTCATCACCTACATACTCTTCATCACCACGCGCCGGACGGGAG GGCAGCAGAAACCACAACGTGAAAACGCACTCTTG caaaaagaacaggtgaCGACGTACACGGTGGATTATGGCGTGTTGGAATTCCAGCAGGATGAGCACACAGAGGCTTTGGTGGAGAGTTACCCACCTGACAACACAGAATATGCCGTCATCGTGTTCCCTGAAGAGAAGCCTGTCACCCCAGAAAGGGGGAAGAAAACGAAACACCAGAGGACCTGTCAAATCTGA